The Aythya fuligula isolate bAytFul2 chromosome 2, bAytFul2.pri, whole genome shotgun sequence genome contains a region encoding:
- the LOC116485641 gene encoding desmocollin-2-like: MYFEDAKRYVLSLCCDACKKVIFHVPSALEAGTLVGRVNLNECLQSAERISSSDGNFKVLEDGSVYTTSAVSFSDEKRTFTILLEDIQKHIEKKIHVNLVTDEKKNQAQKTRQARDTVLKRTKRRWGPIPSVMMENSLGPFPLQIQQVQSDTAQNYTIYYSASGPGIDQDPKGLFYIERETGNIFATRAVDREQYPSFQIICFASTPDGYSPEVPLVHTIRIEDDNDNAPYFTQDVFEFCVPENSKPGVIVGTVTAEDRDEPSTLHTLLRYRIVSQNPPIIPAFSLHGETGVITVLSPQLDRELVSTYTLFVEVRDMGGQPFGLCTTGTVVIKIEDTNDNAPTFKQIQYETQVEENKVNVEILRVSVLDLDELGAPGSTAVYEIIRGNDDRSFEITTDRNTNEGILCVVKGLDYEGAKQRILVIAVNNEAPYMLAPHSQQVVQSTSTVVVNVLDVDEGPVFKPCFFRMDASECDEVGTSIGKYLAEDPETGNSEGICYKIAPGQCNWINIDEKSGEVRTIKALDRDLGEMKRGQCNITVLAIDRNGKTGTGTLQVVIQPCNRNFPRIIKTDYIMCRDRKPICLTAEDGDIASYSMPFVYRVTDRNLASSWKITRHNEKSVYLSPRGDIPFGIYTIPVTVSDRSGKQGVTQIRVNYCNCVVPSECERMPFRSSSVTLGVWAILAMILGSLLLLLILITICGCCGSGVMRRHVTDDCANHNLIISNTEAPGEEVMDHNIIPLQNTADQVGCGIKTGDQQTFEMVKGRGHTLESVRGGGHQTLGSVKEGGGGQPVMDTCRYSYSEWHNFTHPRLGEKVHLCRQDEEQKHSEDYLLTYNYEGKGSLAGSVGCCSDQHEEEALDFLDQLEPKFRTLAETCVKR; encoded by the exons TTAATTTGAACGAGTGCCTTCAGTCTGCAGAACGTATCAGTTCCAGTGATGGGAACTTCAAAGTTCTGGAAGATGGCTCTGTATATACCAcatctgctgtttctttctctgatgaGAAAAGGACTTTTACTATATTACTTGAAGATATTCAAAAacacatagaaaagaaaatacatgtcaATTTGGTGACGGATGAAAAAAAG AACCAGGCACAGAAGACCAGGCAGGCTAGAGATACAGTTCTAAAGCGAACCAAAAGAAGGTGGGGCCCTATTCCATCTGTTATGATGGAGAACTCACTTGGACCTTTCCCACTACAAATTCAACAG GTCCAGTCAGACACTGCTCAGAACTACACCATTTATTATTCTGCAAGTGGACCGGGAATTGATCAAGATCCAAAGGGTTTGTTTTACATAGaaagagaaactggaaataTCTTTGCTACTCGTGCAGTAGACCGCGAACAGTATCCAAGCTTCCAG atcaTTTGCTTTGCAAGCACTCCAGATGGTTATTCACCAGAGGTACCACTTGTGCATACAATCAGGATAGAGGATGACAATGATAATGCTCCATATTTTACACAGGACGTCTTTGAGTTTTGTGTCCCTGAGAACTCCAAGCCTG GTGTAATTGTTGGAACGGTGACTGCAGAAGACAGAGATGAGCCTTCAACTCTGCATACTCTGTTGAGATACCGCATTGTGTCACAAAACCCACCAATAATCCCAGCATTTTCATTACATGGTGAAACAGGTGTCATTACTGTACTATCACCACAGCTGGATCGGGAG ctGGTGTCCACATACACTTTATTTGTTGAAGTGAGAGATATGGGAGGTCAACCTTTTGGTTTGTGCACTACAGGAACAGTTGTCATTAAAATTGAAGATACAAATGACAATGCACCAACTTTTAAACAGATACAA TATGAAACACAagtggaggaaaacaaagtgaatGTAGAAATACTGAGAGTTTCTGTTCTTGATCTTGATGAACTTGGTGCACCTGGCTCCACAGCTGTATATGAAATTATAAGAGGAAATGATGATCGTTCCTTTGAAATTACAacagacagaaacacaaatgaAGGAATACTCTGTGTTGTTAAG GGTCTGGACTATGAAGGCGCCAAGCAAAGGATCCTTGTGATTGCGGTCAACAATGAGGCACCCTACATGCTGGCACCACATTCACAACAAGTTGTCCAGAGCACCAGCACTGTTGTAGTGAATGTCTTAGATGTGGATGAGGGGCCCGTGTTTAAACCCTGTTTCTTCCGCATGGACGCTAGCGAATGTGATGAGGTTGGGACAAGTATTGGGAAATACCTAGCAGAAGATCCAGAAACTGGAAATAGTGAAGGCATCTG CTACAAGATAGCACCTGGACAGTGTAATTGGATCAACATAGATGAAAAATCAGGTGAAGTCAGAACCATTAAAGCCTTGGACCGAGATCTAGGAGAAATGAAACGAGGTCAATGCAATATCACAGTCCTCGCAATAGACAGAA ATGGCAAAACAGGCACGGGAACTCTGCAAGTTGTCATCCAGCCTTGCAACAGGAATTTTCCACGAATAATTAAAACTGATTATATAatgtgcagagacagaaaaccTATCTGCCTCACTGCAGAGGATGGTGATATTGCTTCTTACAGCATGCCTTTTGTATACCGCGTGACTGACCGTAACTTGGCTTCCTCGTGGAAGATAACACGACACAACG aaaagtcTGTGTATCTTTCACCAAGAGGTGATATTCCATTTGGAATATACACTATTCCTGTAACTGTGTCTGATAGATCAGGAAAGCAAGGAGTCACCCAAATAAGAGTTAACTACTGTAACTGTGTTGTTCCAAGTGAATGTGAAAGGATGCCTTTTCGCTCCAGCAGTGTTACTCTTGGTGTATGGGCCATCCTTGCTATGATCTTAGGATCATTACTCTTGCTGT TAATCCTGATTACAATCTGTGGTTGTTGTGGCTCTGGGGTAATGCGCAGGCATGTGACTGACGATTGTGCCAATCACAACTTAAtcatttcaaatacagaagCTCCAGGAGAAGAGGTGATG gatcaCAATATAATTCCTCTACAAAATACAGCTGATCAAGTAGGATGTGGAATAAAAACAGGAGATCAACAAACATTTGAAATGGTAAAAGGAAGAGGTCATACCCTGGAATCAGTCAGGGGAGGTGGACATCAGACTCTGGGATCAGtcaaagaaggaggaggaggacagccTGTGATGGACACATGTAGATACTCTTACTCAGAATGGCATAATTTCACACACCCTCGTTTAGGTGAA AAGGTGCACCTATGCAGACAGGATGAAGAACAGAAGCATTCTGAAGATTATCTCCTTACATATAACTATGAAGGAAAAGGATCCTTGGCTGGTTCTGTAGGCTGCTGCAGTGATCAGCATGAAGAAGAGGCACTTGACTTCTTAGATCAGCTGGAACCTAAGTTTAGGACATTGGCAGAAACATGTGTTAAAAGATAA